One Diospyros lotus cultivar Yz01 chromosome 1, ASM1463336v1, whole genome shotgun sequence genomic window carries:
- the LOC127787703 gene encoding protein TRANSPARENT TESTA GLABRA 1: MENSTLESHHLRSSEHFVTYDSPYPLYAVALSPSAAHHRIAVGSFIEEYANHVDILSFDDDTLAIRPNPALSFDHTYPATKLMFRPSSAGKSADVLASSGEYLRLWEVRDSSVEQLSVLNNSKTSEFCAPLTSFDWNEVEPRRIGTSSIDTTCTIWDVEKGVIETQLIAHDKEVYDIAWGEAGVFASVSADGSVRIFDLRDKEHSTIIYESPQPDTPLLRLAWNKQDLRYMATILMDCNKVVILDIRSPTMPVAELERHRASVNAIAWAPQSCRHICSASDDTQALIWELPTVAGPNGIDPMTMYSAGSEINQLQWSAALPDWIAIAFSTKLQLLKV, translated from the coding sequence ATGGAGAATTCGACCCTAGAGTCCCACCACCTCCGATCATCCGAGCACTTCGTCACCTACGACTCGCCCTACCCTCTCTACGCCGTCGCCCTCTCCCCTTCCGCCGCCCACCACCGGATCGCTGTCGGCAGCTTCATCGAAGAGTACGCCAACCACGTCGACATCCTCTCCTTCGACGACGACACCCTCGCCATTCGCCCCAACCCCGCCCTTTCCTTCGATCACACTTACCCCGCCACCAAGCTCATGTTCCGCCCCTCCTCCGCCGGCAAGTCCGCTGACGTCCTCGCCTCCTCCGGCGAGTACCTCCGCCTCTGGGAGGTCCGGGACTCCTCCGTCGAGCAACTCTCGGTCCTCAACAATTCCAAGACCAGCGAGTTTTGCGCGCCTTTAACTTCCTTCGACTGGAACGAGGTCGAGCCTCGCCGAATCGGAACCTCCAGCATCGACACGACTTGCACCATTTGGGATGTCGAGAAAGGCGTCATCGAGACCCAGTTGATCGCGCACGATAAGGAGGTTTACGACATTGCCTGGGGCGAAGCTGGGGTTTTCGCGTCGGTCTCCGCCGATGGGTCCGTGAGAATATTCGATCTGCGAGACAAAGAACACTCCACGATCATCTACGAGAGCCCTCAGCCCGATACCCCGCTGCTTCGGCTGGCGTGGAACAAGCAGGATTTGAGGTACATGGCGACGATTTTGATGGACTGTAACAAAGTTGTAATCTTGGACATTCGGTCGCCGACGATGCCGGTGGCCGAATTGGAGAGGCACAGAGCCAGCGTGAATGCGATCGCTTGGGCTCCACAGAGTTGCCGGCACATTTGCTCGGCCAGCGATGATACGCAAGCGCTCATTTGGGAGCTTCCAACGGTTGCCGGTCCGAATGGGATCGATCCAATGACGATGTACTCCGCCGGGTCGGAGATTAATCAGCTCCAGTGGTCTGCTGCGCTGCCGGATTGGATTGCCATTGCATTTTCTACCAAATTGCAGCTTCTAAAAGTTTAA